In the genome of Amia ocellicauda isolate fAmiCal2 chromosome 3, fAmiCal2.hap1, whole genome shotgun sequence, one region contains:
- the kctd6a gene encoding BTB/POZ domain-containing protein KCTD6a isoform X2, whose amino-acid sequence MGDPVTLNVGGHFYTTSLSTLTRYPDSMLGAMFRGDFPSARDSQGNYFIDRDGPLFRYVLNFLRTSELTLPMDFKEVDLLRKEADFFQIEPLIQCLNDPKPLYPLDTFEQVVELSSTRKLSKYSNPVAVIITQLTITTKVHSLLEGISNNFTKWNKHMMDTRDCQVSFTFGPCDYHQEVSLRVHLMEYITKQGFTIRNTRVHHMSERANENTVEHHWTFCRLARKTED is encoded by the coding sequence aTGGGTGATCCGGTCACTCTGAATGTGGGCGGCCACTTCTACACCACCTCCCTGTCTACCCTGACCCGCTACCCAGACTCCATGCTGGGGGCCATGTTCCGGGGCGACTTCCCTTCTGCTCGTGATTCCCAGGGCAACTACTTCATCGACCGCGACGGGCCCCTGTTCAGGTATGTGCTCAACTTCCTGCGCACGTCCGAACTGACACTGCCCATGGACTTCAAGGAGGTTGACCTGCTGCGCAAGGAGGCCGACTTCTTCCAGATTGAGCCCCTGATCCAGTGTCTAAACGACCCCAAGCCCCTCTACCCCCTGGACACCTTTGAGCAAGTGGTGGAGCTGTCCAGCACCCGCAAGCTCTCCAAGTATTCCAACCCCGTGGCAGTCATCATCACCCAGCTCACCATCACCACCAAGGTCCACTCCCTGCTAGAGGGCATTTCCAACAACTTCACCAAGTGGAACAAGCATATGATGGACACTCGGGACTGTCAGGTGTCCTTCACCTTTGGACCATGTGACTACCACCAGGAGGTCTCCCTCAGGGTTCATCTGATGGAGTACATCACAAAGCAGGGCTTCACTATCAGGAACACCAGAGTGCACCACATGAGCGAGCGTGCCAATGAAAACACTGTGGAGCACCACTGGACTTTTTGCAGACTTGCACGAAAGACTGAAGACTGA
- the kctd6a gene encoding BTB/POZ domain-containing protein KCTD6a isoform X1, translating into MDNGDWGYMMGDPVTLNVGGHFYTTSLSTLTRYPDSMLGAMFRGDFPSARDSQGNYFIDRDGPLFRYVLNFLRTSELTLPMDFKEVDLLRKEADFFQIEPLIQCLNDPKPLYPLDTFEQVVELSSTRKLSKYSNPVAVIITQLTITTKVHSLLEGISNNFTKWNKHMMDTRDCQVSFTFGPCDYHQEVSLRVHLMEYITKQGFTIRNTRVHHMSERANENTVEHHWTFCRLARKTED; encoded by the coding sequence aTGGGTGATCCGGTCACTCTGAATGTGGGCGGCCACTTCTACACCACCTCCCTGTCTACCCTGACCCGCTACCCAGACTCCATGCTGGGGGCCATGTTCCGGGGCGACTTCCCTTCTGCTCGTGATTCCCAGGGCAACTACTTCATCGACCGCGACGGGCCCCTGTTCAGGTATGTGCTCAACTTCCTGCGCACGTCCGAACTGACACTGCCCATGGACTTCAAGGAGGTTGACCTGCTGCGCAAGGAGGCCGACTTCTTCCAGATTGAGCCCCTGATCCAGTGTCTAAACGACCCCAAGCCCCTCTACCCCCTGGACACCTTTGAGCAAGTGGTGGAGCTGTCCAGCACCCGCAAGCTCTCCAAGTATTCCAACCCCGTGGCAGTCATCATCACCCAGCTCACCATCACCACCAAGGTCCACTCCCTGCTAGAGGGCATTTCCAACAACTTCACCAAGTGGAACAAGCATATGATGGACACTCGGGACTGTCAGGTGTCCTTCACCTTTGGACCATGTGACTACCACCAGGAGGTCTCCCTCAGGGTTCATCTGATGGAGTACATCACAAAGCAGGGCTTCACTATCAGGAACACCAGAGTGCACCACATGAGCGAGCGTGCCAATGAAAACACTGTGGAGCACCACTGGACTTTTTGCAGACTTGCACGAAAGACTGAAGACTGA